The following proteins are co-located in the Acidicapsa acidisoli genome:
- a CDS encoding relaxase/mobilization nuclease domain-containing protein, which yields MISKGTTHNNGVRLAVYMTTGKDGETAELWQLRGFAATNIKDGFRDVQIMSQGTQCEQPFFHVQVRNREGEMLTRAQWEHAADRIERMLGLGGQPRAIAFHIDHEKGREHMHVAFSRIDEETLMAKPLPYFKRRLKAISRELEMEFGLEEVTNRRPDKIRFAPTRAEEEQARRLGLNIHEIRNAIRQAWDRSDNSMSFQAALEQEGFVLARGEKRDFIVIDREGGMHALGKRILDVSASDIRTRLGDIAREDLPSVEMARLIQVERQIEKEKGVAKEQTAVHWDRDRGDREWQEAVTDAAIAKEKIEGRYAEPKVRGQQEKEKGAGTEKELDDRRAAVRLAYSLSETPAEFERHLEEAGFRLARTTKEEADLSHRNAAFAREVGRYAPEYRKDEFVAVNGLGHVITLDRRTTGESRKDVTDFLRTLDVSRVKGIQETQEIAGAQLEIERQAFRDLSRGYTKQEPDGRPTGSLGRPMHKWEPFSDRLANSVDMRTSRTMGKAFDAASDAFESLFSPIMTPEQKRDARHANTTREAERDASIDYSQFTEMLARQREEEERAAARERERRGRER from the coding sequence GTGATCTCGAAGGGGACGACGCACAATAACGGCGTGCGGCTTGCCGTCTATATGACGACCGGCAAGGATGGCGAAACTGCGGAGCTCTGGCAGCTGCGCGGCTTTGCGGCAACGAACATTAAGGACGGCTTCCGCGATGTGCAGATCATGTCACAAGGGACCCAATGCGAGCAGCCGTTCTTTCATGTACAGGTGCGCAACCGGGAGGGCGAGATGCTCACGCGCGCGCAATGGGAACATGCGGCGGATCGTATTGAAAGAATGCTTGGCCTTGGAGGGCAGCCGCGGGCGATTGCTTTTCACATCGATCATGAAAAGGGCCGCGAGCACATGCATGTGGCCTTCAGCCGGATTGATGAAGAGACACTGATGGCAAAGCCGCTGCCGTATTTCAAGCGACGGCTGAAAGCCATAAGCCGCGAACTGGAGATGGAATTTGGTCTCGAAGAAGTGACCAACCGGCGCCCGGACAAAATCCGATTTGCGCCGACGCGCGCCGAGGAAGAACAGGCGCGCCGTCTCGGTCTCAACATTCACGAAATCCGCAACGCGATCCGTCAGGCTTGGGACCGCTCGGACAATAGCATGAGCTTTCAGGCGGCGCTGGAGCAGGAGGGGTTTGTGCTCGCGCGCGGGGAGAAGCGTGACTTCATCGTCATCGACCGCGAAGGGGGCATGCATGCGCTCGGCAAGCGCATCCTCGATGTATCCGCATCCGATATTCGTACAAGGCTCGGGGATATAGCCCGCGAGGACCTGCCATCAGTTGAGATGGCGCGGTTGATCCAGGTCGAGCGCCAGATCGAAAAGGAAAAGGGCGTTGCTAAGGAACAGACAGCGGTGCACTGGGACCGTGACCGGGGCGATAGGGAATGGCAAGAGGCTGTCACGGACGCTGCGATTGCGAAAGAGAAGATCGAAGGCCGATATGCGGAGCCGAAAGTGCGCGGGCAGCAGGAAAAAGAGAAGGGGGCAGGGACGGAGAAAGAGCTCGATGACCGGAGGGCAGCGGTGCGCTTGGCCTATTCGCTCAGCGAGACGCCGGCGGAGTTCGAACGGCATCTGGAGGAAGCGGGCTTCAGGCTCGCGCGCACGACGAAAGAGGAAGCGGATCTCAGTCACCGCAATGCTGCCTTTGCGCGGGAAGTGGGGCGCTATGCACCCGAATATCGCAAAGATGAATTCGTTGCCGTCAACGGGCTCGGACACGTCATCACGCTCGATCGCCGCACGACTGGCGAAAGCCGCAAGGATGTGACGGACTTCCTGCGCACACTTGATGTGAGCCGAGTGAAAGGCATTCAGGAAACGCAGGAGATCGCCGGCGCTCAGCTTGAGATCGAACGCCAGGCCTTCCGCGATTTGAGCCGCGGATACACGAAGCAGGAACCGGACGGACGCCCGACAGGGTCGCTCGGCCGGCCGATGCATAAATGGGAGCCCTTCAGCGATCGTCTCGCGAATTCAGTCGACATGCGAACCAGCCGCACTATGGGCAAGGCTTTCGATGCAGCCAGTGATGCTTTTGAATCTCTCTTCTCGCCGATCATGACGCCGGAACAGAAACGCGATGCGCGCCATGCAAATACAACGCGCGAAGCGGAACGGGATGCGTCGATCGACTATAGCCAATTTACCGAGATGCTTGCGCGGCAACGTGAAGAGGAAGAACGCGCGGCGGCAAGGGAACGCGAAAGACGCGGACGCGAACGATGA
- a CDS encoding type IV secretory system conjugative DNA transfer family protein, whose protein sequence is MDFIFLLMMFPIFFYLYLVESRKKRVRAAYDFRPQNAHGGSRFATNDDLKKAGLFRRKGVPIGFSPNGRRALRYPGFGHLLTVAAARTGKGATLLANALLALRRSCICIDPKGENAAITGHKRLRFGKVFVLNPFGILLDAMEGLLQARFNPMDILDPLSNAFHALCDKLAAALVWDEGKEGIHFTTAARILVSGVIAALKRYGLRPEQNLATVARIINGDVADFCRRTVKATKDPFIIQKLGRFAAADPDNREMNDVISTARTQLGFIGNAAVAESLSGSDFRFSDLKRTRCTVYIVLPLNMLDVCDKYFRLILETALSDLLNEGQKGNRNPVLAIIDEMAQLGPHMKSLENAMGMAAGAAGLQLWCVLQDLSQLKGMFPQTWETFIQNCGVTTWFGARDQTTREYVSRLSGTTEVLSRSRSVSIDRHGEPHVSDSVNQIGRPLLLPHEVGQLKPDEMIAFVEGVRCGPVKAKRKFYWKVFWGGYRRNPYVRNGGGLFRWLVG, encoded by the coding sequence ATGGACTTCATTTTTCTGCTGATGATGTTCCCGATCTTCTTCTATCTGTATCTCGTCGAGAGCCGGAAGAAACGTGTCCGTGCGGCTTATGATTTCAGGCCGCAAAACGCGCATGGTGGGTCTCGGTTCGCCACAAATGACGATTTGAAGAAAGCCGGCCTCTTCAGGCGGAAGGGAGTTCCTATTGGGTTCTCTCCGAACGGCCGCCGCGCCCTGCGCTATCCGGGATTCGGACACCTGCTGACTGTGGCGGCTGCGCGGACCGGCAAAGGCGCGACGTTACTGGCCAACGCGTTGCTCGCGTTGCGCCGGTCGTGCATTTGCATCGATCCCAAAGGTGAAAACGCCGCCATCACCGGCCACAAACGGCTGCGTTTTGGAAAAGTGTTCGTCCTCAATCCCTTCGGCATTCTTCTCGACGCAATGGAGGGACTGCTTCAGGCCCGCTTCAACCCGATGGACATTCTCGACCCGTTGTCGAACGCGTTTCACGCACTCTGTGACAAACTGGCTGCCGCGCTGGTCTGGGACGAAGGCAAGGAAGGCATCCACTTCACGACGGCGGCGCGAATCCTCGTTTCGGGCGTCATCGCCGCGCTCAAGCGTTATGGCCTCCGGCCGGAACAAAATTTGGCGACAGTCGCCAGAATCATCAACGGTGATGTCGCGGATTTCTGTCGCCGAACGGTGAAGGCGACAAAAGATCCGTTCATCATCCAGAAGCTCGGCCGGTTCGCCGCCGCCGATCCCGACAATCGCGAAATGAACGATGTTATTTCGACGGCGCGCACCCAGTTGGGGTTCATCGGCAATGCGGCCGTGGCGGAGAGTCTGAGCGGTTCCGATTTCCGCTTCAGCGATCTGAAGCGCACGCGATGCACTGTTTATATTGTCTTGCCGCTGAACATGCTCGATGTTTGCGACAAATACTTCCGGCTGATCCTCGAAACGGCGTTGTCGGACCTATTGAACGAGGGTCAAAAGGGAAATCGAAACCCCGTGCTCGCCATCATCGACGAGATGGCCCAGCTCGGCCCGCACATGAAGAGCCTCGAAAATGCGATGGGCATGGCGGCGGGCGCGGCCGGCCTTCAGCTGTGGTGCGTATTGCAGGACCTTTCCCAGTTGAAAGGCATGTTCCCGCAAACCTGGGAAACCTTCATCCAGAATTGCGGCGTCACGACCTGGTTCGGCGCGCGCGACCAGACGACCCGCGAGTATGTGTCGCGCCTGAGCGGAACCACGGAAGTGCTCAGTCGCTCGCGAAGCGTCTCGATCGACCGACACGGTGAGCCGCATGTGAGCGACTCCGTTAATCAGATCGGCAGGCCCCTGCTCCTCCCGCATGAGGTCGGACAATTGAAGCCCGACGAGATGATCGCGTTCGTCGAAGGCGTCCGTTGTGGGCCCGTGAAAGCAAAGCGGAAGTTCTATTGGAAAGTGTTCTGGGGCGGATATCGCAGGAACCCTTATGTCCGGAACGGCGGCGGGTTGTTTCGTTGGCTGGTTGGGTGA
- a CDS encoding DUF3991 and TOPRIM domain-containing protein: MEQAQELEAFKRAIDLREYAAAQGYELDRKQSWRGTAVMRHPVTDDKVIIKRGLDGHYVYFSVRDDRDNGSIIDFVQFRKGLSIGAVRKELRPWVGQAPVPVPLFAALHKTEKDRMKVESSFARMNDAVDGHPYLERERALPASLLASERFAGRVRIDDRGNAVFPHFDEHGLSGYELKNAGFTGFASGGMKALWLSHARLNDTRLVITESAIDALSHAVLFPDEHTRYASIGGKTNPQQPELIRMSASAMAHGSEIVAAMDNDAEGAKLAELVRNAVVLTGRLDLKFSVHEPFGFKDWNDQLRARPLPFLPYRTEEASPG; this comes from the coding sequence ATGGAACAAGCGCAAGAGCTGGAAGCATTCAAGCGCGCGATCGATTTGCGGGAATACGCGGCGGCGCAAGGATACGAGCTCGACCGCAAGCAAAGCTGGCGCGGCACGGCGGTCATGCGGCATCCGGTGACCGACGATAAGGTCATCATCAAGCGCGGCCTTGATGGGCATTATGTTTATTTCTCGGTGCGCGACGACCGCGATAACGGCTCGATTATCGATTTTGTCCAATTCCGGAAGGGGCTGAGCATCGGCGCCGTGCGGAAGGAGCTGAGGCCGTGGGTGGGCCAGGCCCCCGTTCCCGTGCCGCTCTTCGCCGCGCTTCACAAGACCGAAAAAGACCGGATGAAGGTCGAATCTTCATTCGCCCGCATGAATGACGCCGTCGACGGTCATCCCTATCTGGAAAGGGAACGCGCGCTGCCCGCCTCCCTACTCGCGTCGGAACGCTTTGCGGGCCGTGTGCGCATCGACGACAGAGGCAACGCGGTCTTCCCGCACTTTGATGAGCATGGCCTCAGTGGATACGAGCTGAAGAACGCCGGCTTTACGGGCTTTGCATCGGGTGGCATGAAGGCTCTCTGGTTATCGCATGCGAGGCTCAACGACACGCGTCTCGTGATTACGGAAAGCGCAATCGATGCCCTGAGCCATGCGGTGCTGTTTCCCGATGAACATACCCGCTATGCCTCGATCGGAGGGAAGACCAACCCGCAACAGCCGGAGCTAATCCGGATGTCGGCCTCGGCAATGGCGCATGGCAGTGAGATCGTCGCGGCTATGGACAACGACGCGGAAGGCGCAAAGCTGGCCGAATTGGTGCGGAACGCCGTGGTGCTCACCGGCCGTCTCGATCTGAAATTCAGCGTGCATGAGCCGTTTGGGTTCAAAGACTGGAACGACCAGTTGCGCGCCCGGCCCCTGCCCTTCCTTCCCTACCGGACCGAGGAAGCTTCGCCGGGTTAA
- a CDS encoding helix-turn-helix domain-containing protein, which produces MAAQFQSEAFVTPEEAALFLRYSPVTVKRLAREGKIPAHSVTNGVRKRWRFLISELATAMQGEVSLNHHPRRLHKEEAAHER; this is translated from the coding sequence ATGGCGGCTCAATTCCAATCCGAAGCGTTTGTTACACCGGAGGAAGCGGCGCTGTTTCTGCGCTATTCGCCGGTCACCGTGAAGCGACTTGCGCGCGAAGGGAAGATCCCGGCGCATTCGGTCACGAATGGTGTGCGTAAGCGCTGGAGATTTCTGATTTCAGAGCTGGCGACGGCGATGCAGGGAGAGGTATCGTTGAATCATCATCCGCGCCGCTTGCACAAGGAGGAAGCGGCACATGAGAGGTAA
- a CDS encoding GNAT family N-acetyltransferase has translation MTIHSLCPFNIDIRNARPDDIHNIGALVQTCGPYLSHHQPYLYFIYTRYYFDTCLVATYHGSMIGWCSVLSVARDRYYMHQLGIVPAFRGSGAAFDLFANLLGRLRARHGDDFSLEFTNDTRNGAVHRLNRKIAETFCMELQRLPDLVPCMEAGVTEELYRMTPLRELNVHLADRLTVAA, from the coding sequence ATGACCATTCATTCTCTTTGCCCCTTCAACATTGATATCCGCAATGCTCGGCCAGACGACATTCACAATATCGGTGCACTTGTTCAGACCTGCGGGCCCTATCTGTCGCACCATCAGCCGTATCTCTATTTCATCTACACGCGGTACTACTTCGACACTTGCCTCGTCGCCACATATCACGGATCGATGATCGGCTGGTGCTCTGTTCTTTCCGTCGCGAGAGATCGGTATTACATGCATCAGCTCGGTATTGTTCCGGCCTTTCGGGGAAGCGGAGCCGCCTTCGATCTGTTTGCCAATCTGCTGGGCAGATTGAGGGCGAGGCACGGCGATGATTTCTCCCTTGAATTCACTAATGACACCCGCAACGGCGCGGTTCACCGCCTGAACCGCAAGATCGCCGAAACCTTCTGCATGGAACTTCAAAGGCTGCCCGACCTTGTCCCGTGCATGGAGGCCGGCGTAACCGAGGAGCTGTATCGCATGACGCCATTGCGTGAACTGAACGTGCATCTGGCGGATCGCCTGACTGTCGCGGCGTGA
- a CDS encoding plasmid mobilization protein, whose amino-acid sequence MSMNENAPLLTQSRSGSERRKRGKGAILVRLLPEERIAVEERARDAGLSLASFLRACGLGTPGPRARRLPPVNAEALGRATAALNKVGSNLNQIAHGLNAGNYSMTMQECFAALAEARAAAAAIREIVGRKDRE is encoded by the coding sequence ATGAGCATGAATGAGAATGCGCCGCTGCTCACCCAGAGCCGGAGCGGCAGCGAGCGGCGCAAGCGCGGCAAGGGCGCCATCCTCGTGCGGCTCTTGCCCGAGGAGCGCATTGCCGTCGAAGAACGAGCCCGTGATGCTGGCCTCAGCCTCGCGAGCTTCTTGCGCGCGTGCGGGCTCGGCACACCGGGGCCGAGAGCCCGCCGGCTTCCGCCCGTTAATGCCGAAGCTTTGGGACGCGCGACGGCCGCCCTGAATAAAGTAGGCAGCAATCTCAACCAGATCGCGCACGGCCTTAATGCCGGTAATTACTCCATGACGATGCAGGAATGTTTTGCGGCTTTGGCCGAGGCGCGCGCGGCGGCGGCAGCCATACGCGAGATCGTCGGCCGGAAGGATCGCGAGTGA
- a CDS encoding beta strand repeat-containing protein: protein MTINATTALRLTDNYFTDVVDPELENYANPATTPPQVWAGLEDVLYGAPRAFTRIPNLASDTADKNWGAVAYDVAFSPNTDVPNRRIDEALLMLGFQPSTESPISSGSVDLKSLITFEQKISTTSFTGTLTAAQVIQQAFVTDPDPGDIANLSLEEYLISQGYYVAQPGDIGATDAYTANNIVANNSISIVNGSELLRLSEGLNKIYGGSWSGMAPGTVAYVPTAVDTPGTTLDDLSDLDAAGNESYVYDPNIDGSGSDSLSSNAAYAVGSPISLTGNAISPGSLVIMDDGGSVCAVLSPGTWAGIYNTDGWATPGVDYLLDVSITNSSGTVIGTLTVDKLYGTTTYTPVGGGGGGGGSSSPISPSGPVYIGSGGGGGPTLYYQTSGGGGTSYSLDSDTGDTSLISGGPLPDGGPTSDGSGALGASSGFNGTMIDPIVLDLSGMGGGTATGVQLTSLADSSAYFDLFGTGYAVHTGWVGPGTGILVDTTDPTSISDLFGNSSTNGFAALQALDSNDDGVINSSDPGFSSLYVWVDANGNGTVDPGEVQRLSSLGITSISLETSPENEIVNGNEIGQVATFTYSGGTGQVAEAFFDNSTLDSTYTGSYTFDPETLALPNLRGYGTMPDLYIAESLDPTLLGEVEGLATDTLADAATFNQQMQTIMYEWAGVASTDPTSRGSYVNAQDLGVLEAVNGESWEDPDSGTTNPGTAGTGQALEKTYSQFLSYETESFLAQGPLAQYLPGVTYDYDTDSLTGSTDLSTLATAVGDNVPADTTTALQYLGAMGVFMDTLASDLSLSQSEYDSALADDFSAAGAAITASIVDELHALPGIADGSGDVTFTLDGPGAVITGVAGANNILVVNDATTSDDLTQDVITGIQTLDIEGSSYVTLTAQELDQFTTINGNGYGFAGIYVSPVGTYDISAAGGTGALTISAATTTADVTIIGNDEDNETLIGGSGADTVEAGGGSGDYLYAGSGDNTLVGGSGSDTFYDGAGVDTFEGGSGTNTFVIENGTSGTSVTGGTGSNTLQVDSSVTDISGMTVSGVQTLYIGGYSITVTAEELAGFTTIDAGGVTMYASDTGTYDLSSVDVVSTLNLSAADTSANVTLIGNDQDGQTLIGGSGTDTLEAGGGAGDYLYAGSGTNTLIGGSGSDTLVDGAGVDTLEGGSGTNDFVIYNGTSGTAVTGSGSDNTLDAHTDDLTGLTISDVQTLNVDASHLFLTSGELSGFSTLNASGSTLYVWGSGTYDLSGMSGSGASELSSQYTSGSVTFVGGNQDGQTLIGGSGSDTLEAGNGAGDYVYAGSGNTTLEAGTGTDTLYGDGGTNTYEFGSSFGTADTIYDAGNGSAAAGTIDFTSSSTTDEDLWFKRSGNDLLIDLLGTSDQIDISGWYNSSADQVSSFTADGSTLLNSSVASLVSAMATYQSAHSSFNPQTSGTTMPTNTTLQNAIAAAW, encoded by the coding sequence GTGACGATTAATGCCACTACAGCGCTACGGCTCACGGATAATTATTTCACTGATGTTGTCGATCCGGAACTTGAAAATTATGCAAATCCAGCAACGACGCCTCCGCAGGTGTGGGCCGGACTTGAAGATGTGTTGTACGGCGCACCTCGCGCCTTTACGAGAATCCCAAATCTTGCTTCCGATACAGCAGACAAGAACTGGGGCGCAGTCGCCTATGATGTGGCGTTCAGCCCAAATACCGATGTGCCCAACCGGCGTATAGATGAAGCCCTGCTTATGCTTGGATTTCAACCTAGCACCGAATCTCCGATAAGTAGCGGCTCTGTTGATCTCAAATCTCTCATTACGTTTGAGCAAAAAATATCTACAACTTCATTCACGGGTACGTTGACAGCGGCCCAAGTTATTCAGCAGGCTTTCGTCACCGACCCCGACCCCGGAGACATAGCCAACTTGTCGCTTGAAGAATATCTGATCTCCCAAGGCTACTACGTGGCCCAGCCTGGAGATATTGGTGCGACAGACGCTTATACTGCGAACAACATTGTTGCGAACAACAGTATCAGCATCGTTAACGGAAGCGAGCTCCTACGGCTAAGCGAGGGGTTGAATAAAATTTATGGCGGCTCCTGGTCGGGCATGGCTCCGGGCACGGTTGCATATGTGCCAACTGCAGTAGACACGCCTGGGACAACACTTGATGATTTGTCCGATCTGGATGCGGCCGGCAACGAGAGCTACGTCTACGATCCGAACATCGACGGCTCGGGGAGCGATAGCCTGAGCAGCAATGCTGCCTACGCTGTCGGTTCTCCCATCAGTCTTACAGGTAATGCGATCAGCCCGGGTTCACTTGTAATCATGGACGACGGAGGGAGCGTCTGTGCCGTCCTTTCGCCCGGAACGTGGGCAGGAATTTATAACACTGATGGATGGGCGACGCCCGGGGTTGATTATCTGCTCGATGTCAGCATTACGAACAGCAGCGGCACCGTGATCGGCACGCTAACCGTGGATAAGCTCTATGGCACAACAACCTACACTCCGGTCGGCGGCGGTGGTGGTGGTGGTGGAAGCAGCAGTCCCATTTCGCCTTCTGGTCCCGTGTATATCGGCAGCGGTGGCGGAGGTGGACCGACGCTTTACTATCAGACTTCCGGCGGTGGGGGCACCTCTTACTCTCTCGATTCCGACACCGGCGATACCTCGCTAATATCAGGAGGTCCTCTTCCTGACGGTGGTCCAACATCAGACGGCTCCGGAGCGTTAGGCGCGTCGAGCGGGTTCAATGGAACGATGATCGATCCGATCGTTCTGGATCTGAGCGGCATGGGCGGCGGAACCGCGACGGGGGTGCAGCTGACATCGCTTGCGGATTCTTCGGCCTATTTCGATCTCTTTGGCACGGGTTATGCGGTGCACACAGGCTGGGTCGGACCGGGAACCGGCATCCTTGTCGACACGACTGATCCGACGAGCATCAGCGATCTGTTCGGCAATTCCTCGACTAACGGCTTCGCCGCCTTGCAAGCGCTCGACAGCAACGACGACGGCGTGATCAACAGCAGCGATCCCGGCTTCTCCAGCCTCTATGTGTGGGTCGACGCGAACGGCAATGGCACAGTCGATCCCGGTGAAGTGCAAAGGCTCTCCTCGCTCGGCATCACCTCGATCAGCCTCGAGACCTCGCCCGAGAACGAGATCGTCAACGGCAACGAGATCGGTCAGGTGGCGACCTTCACTTATTCCGGAGGCACTGGGCAGGTCGCCGAGGCGTTCTTCGACAACAGCACGCTCGACAGCACCTATACCGGTTCCTACACGTTTGACCCCGAAACACTCGCGCTGCCTAACCTTCGCGGTTATGGCACCATGCCTGATCTGTACATCGCCGAAAGTCTCGACCCGACATTGCTTGGGGAAGTGGAGGGCCTTGCGACGGACACGCTCGCCGACGCGGCGACGTTCAACCAGCAGATGCAAACGATCATGTACGAATGGGCAGGTGTGGCGAGTACCGACCCAACGAGCCGCGGATCATACGTCAATGCGCAAGATCTCGGTGTCCTCGAGGCGGTGAACGGAGAGAGTTGGGAGGACCCCGATTCCGGAACGACCAACCCCGGCACCGCGGGCACAGGACAGGCGCTGGAAAAGACCTACAGCCAGTTCCTGAGCTATGAAACCGAAAGCTTTTTGGCGCAAGGTCCCCTGGCGCAATATCTGCCGGGTGTCACCTACGATTACGATACCGATAGCCTCACGGGTTCGACGGACCTTTCCACGCTTGCCACGGCGGTGGGTGACAATGTTCCCGCGGATACGACCACGGCACTTCAATACCTCGGTGCGATGGGCGTGTTCATGGACACGTTGGCGAGTGATCTCAGTCTGTCGCAAAGCGAATATGACAGCGCGCTGGCGGATGATTTCTCCGCAGCCGGCGCGGCGATCACGGCATCGATCGTCGATGAACTGCATGCGCTGCCGGGTATCGCCGATGGCAGCGGTGATGTGACGTTCACGCTCGACGGTCCGGGCGCTGTCATCACCGGCGTCGCCGGCGCGAACAACATCCTCGTCGTGAACGATGCGACAACGAGCGACGATCTGACGCAAGATGTCATCACCGGCATCCAGACGCTCGATATTGAAGGTTCGAGTTATGTGACGCTGACGGCGCAGGAACTGGACCAGTTCACCACGATTAACGGGAACGGTTATGGCTTTGCGGGGATCTATGTCTCTCCCGTCGGGACCTATGACATCAGCGCGGCCGGGGGCACCGGAGCGTTGACGATCAGCGCCGCCACCACGACTGCGGATGTGACAATCATCGGCAATGATGAAGATAACGAGACACTGATCGGCGGCTCTGGCGCCGATACGGTCGAAGCCGGCGGCGGCAGCGGCGATTATCTCTACGCCGGCTCGGGTGACAATACGCTTGTTGGCGGTTCGGGTTCCGATACGTTCTATGACGGGGCAGGCGTCGATACTTTCGAAGGCGGCAGTGGCACAAACACTTTTGTCATCGAGAATGGCACCAGCGGCACAAGCGTCACCGGCGGTACAGGAAGCAACACGCTGCAGGTTGATTCCTCCGTCACGGACATTTCCGGTATGACCGTCAGCGGTGTGCAGACGCTCTATATCGGCGGATATTCGATTACAGTTACGGCTGAGGAACTGGCCGGCTTTACGACGATCGATGCTGGCGGCGTGACGATGTATGCCTCGGACACCGGAACGTATGATCTGAGCAGCGTCGATGTCGTAAGCACCTTGAACCTCAGCGCCGCCGATACATCCGCCAATGTAACGCTGATCGGCAATGATCAGGATGGACAGACGCTGATCGGCGGCTCAGGAACGGACACGCTCGAAGCCGGAGGCGGCGCGGGAGATTACCTTTATGCCGGATCTGGCACGAATACCCTTATCGGCGGTTCGGGATCAGACACACTCGTTGACGGCGCGGGCGTCGATACTCTCGAAGGGGGCAGCGGCACGAACGACTTTGTCATTTACAACGGCACCAGCGGCACGGCCGTTACCGGCAGCGGCAGCGATAACACCCTCGATGCGCATACCGACGATCTTACCGGCCTGACGATCAGTGATGTCCAGACGTTGAATGTGGACGCCAGCCATCTATTCCTGACATCAGGAGAACTTTCCGGTTTCAGTACACTCAACGCCTCAGGCTCAACACTCTATGTCTGGGGATCAGGCACCTACGACCTCAGCGGGATGTCGGGCAGTGGTGCATCGGAACTTTCGTCCCAATACACCAGCGGCAGCGTTACCTTCGTTGGTGGCAACCAGGACGGCCAGACTCTTATCGGCGGTTCGGGCAGCGATACGCTCGAAGCGGGCAACGGGGCGGGTGACTATGTCTACGCCGGTTCGGGTAATACGACACTTGAAGCGGGAACCGGAACCGACACGCTCTATGGTGATGGCGGCACGAATACCTACGAATTCGGTTCGAGCTTCGGAACGGCGGATACGATTTACGATGCCGGTAATGGCAGCGCCGCCGCTGGAACGATCGACTTTACGTCCTCCAGCACCACGGATGAGGACCTCTGGTTCAAGAGGAGCGGCAACGATCTTTTGATCGATCTGCTGGGGACCTCCGATCAAATCGATATCTCGGGGTGGTACAACAGTTCCGCCGATCAGGTCAGCAGCTTCACGGCGGATGGTTCGACGCTCTTGAATTCGAGTGTGGCGTCACTTGTTTCCGCGATGGCGACCTATCAATCGGCTCATTCCAGCTTCAATCCGCAAACTTCGGGCACGACCATGCCGACGAATACGACTCTGCAAAATGCGATAGCGGCGGCGTGGTAG